In the genome of Natronorubrum sediminis, one region contains:
- a CDS encoding alkaline phosphatase family protein: MRSRQTLPRQFSEMAYKTAAFTANPWTSRDVNVDRDFDHFEDFVDVNLANGLVDGGSDQRNVVTDGVTTLFNWYQRQDTFVDWESFSDDSQA, from the coding sequence ATGCGTTCGCGACAGACGCTGCCACGACAGTTTTCGGAGATGGCGTACAAAACGGCGGCGTTTACGGCTAATCCGTGGACCTCTCGGGACGTCAACGTCGACCGGGATTTCGATCACTTCGAAGACTTCGTGGACGTGAATCTCGCCAACGGACTCGTCGACGGTGGGTCGGACCAGCGAAACGTCGTCACCGACGGCGTGACAACACTGTTCAACTGGTACCAGAGACAGGATACGTTCGTCGACTGGGAGTCGTTCTCCGACGACAGTCAGGCGTGA
- a CDS encoding NUDIX hydrolase, producing MTNDPLSWMTTNQQVAYSCPGFDVVNESVQLPDGTETEFDYVSEPESVCILPFTPDGDIVCIDEWRQAVSRVNRGIPVGGTEPDDDSIEAAARRELAEETGHEADSLESLVTVEPANGLADSVLHVFVATGCRPTAEQRLDHNESIRVTHWSESDALEAVREGDVRDGRLVLALSYYRLFEAES from the coding sequence ATGACGAACGATCCGCTCTCCTGGATGACGACGAATCAACAGGTAGCCTACTCCTGTCCGGGCTTCGACGTCGTTAACGAGTCCGTTCAGTTACCCGACGGCACCGAAACCGAGTTCGATTACGTCTCCGAACCGGAGAGCGTCTGCATCCTCCCCTTTACCCCCGACGGAGACATCGTCTGCATCGACGAGTGGCGGCAGGCCGTCTCTCGAGTCAACCGCGGCATCCCCGTCGGCGGGACCGAACCCGACGACGACTCGATCGAGGCGGCCGCCCGGCGCGAACTCGCCGAAGAGACGGGCCACGAAGCGGACTCGCTCGAGTCGCTGGTAACCGTCGAACCGGCGAACGGCCTCGCCGATTCGGTCCTCCACGTCTTCGTCGCCACCGGCTGTCGACCGACGGCCGAACAGCGACTCGATCACAACGAGAGCATCCGCGTGACCCACTGGAGCGAATCGGACGCGCTCGAGGCCGTCCGCGAGGGAGACGTCCGCGACGGACGACTGGTGCTCGCGCTGTCGTACTACCGGCTCTTCGAAGCCGAAAGCTGA
- a CDS encoding polysaccharide deacetylase family protein: MNRRAYLGAATGAAMVTAAGCVGFGDDEDDGEADESASTEGVDDDSSDDDPVELEGPDERGTIDDFSDLDAWEVIDGAMTAVEDEVVTGEQSVLLEARDHHEQVRIVRELTEPIDCSALNLGIAVATSETVTPRIQLFDEDNNSIEFRATVHESEDLMRSHFGVSSVDTTVDLERITAIHIAIFTDDSEAELLIDDLHILPRVDDGVIVLQFDGAHESIADEGFSILEEYDYPATVFVPTELILEDDDDDDDDDDDDDDDDDDDDDDDEEEGDFLTEEDLEEFDDAGWTVASHGETGEAFDEIDADDLTEQLEDAQEWLEDEGYEDGAAYVSYPNGRYDTASLEAVADTVDLAFASGDPVQGAVVDPTRYPRVFDPAVDDAEEYLERTEELGGVTVFAYGSLEDEDALERFEETMERLEEYVDDGDLEVAAVTDLETEPVADDE; encoded by the coding sequence ATGAATCGACGGGCGTATCTCGGGGCAGCGACCGGTGCGGCGATGGTGACCGCAGCCGGCTGCGTCGGATTCGGTGACGACGAGGACGACGGAGAGGCGGACGAATCGGCGAGCACCGAGGGGGTGGACGACGACTCGAGTGACGACGACCCGGTCGAACTCGAGGGACCCGACGAACGGGGGACGATCGACGATTTCAGTGACCTCGACGCCTGGGAGGTGATCGACGGTGCGATGACGGCCGTCGAAGACGAGGTCGTCACTGGCGAGCAATCTGTCTTGCTCGAGGCCAGAGACCACCACGAACAGGTCCGAATCGTTCGCGAACTCACGGAGCCGATCGACTGCTCGGCGCTGAACCTCGGGATAGCCGTCGCGACTTCGGAGACGGTGACGCCGAGGATTCAGCTGTTCGACGAGGACAACAACAGTATCGAATTTCGCGCGACGGTTCACGAGAGCGAGGACCTCATGCGGAGTCACTTCGGCGTCTCGAGCGTGGATACGACCGTCGACCTCGAGCGAATTACCGCGATCCACATCGCGATTTTCACCGACGATTCGGAGGCCGAACTCCTGATAGACGATCTGCATATTCTTCCGAGAGTCGACGACGGCGTGATCGTGCTCCAATTCGACGGCGCTCACGAATCGATCGCCGACGAGGGGTTCTCGATTCTCGAGGAGTACGACTATCCGGCGACGGTGTTCGTGCCGACGGAACTGATTCTCGAGGACGACGATGATGATGACGACGATGACGACGACGATGATGATGACGACGATGATGATGATGATGACGACGAGGAGGAAGGCGATTTCCTCACGGAAGAAGACCTCGAGGAGTTCGACGACGCCGGATGGACGGTTGCCAGCCACGGTGAAACCGGAGAGGCGTTCGACGAAATCGACGCAGACGACCTAACGGAGCAACTCGAGGACGCCCAGGAGTGGCTCGAAGACGAGGGCTACGAGGACGGCGCGGCCTACGTTTCGTATCCGAACGGCCGCTACGACACCGCGTCACTCGAGGCCGTCGCGGACACCGTCGACCTCGCGTTCGCCAGCGGCGACCCTGTTCAGGGAGCGGTCGTCGATCCGACCCGCTACCCGCGCGTGTTCGATCCGGCCGTCGACGATGCCGAGGAATACCTGGAACGGACGGAAGAACTCGGTGGCGTCACCGTCTTCGCCTACGGCTCACTCGAGGACGAGGACGCGCTCGAGCGCTTCGAAGAGACGATGGAACGTCTCGAGGAGTACGTCGACGACGGCGATCTCGAGGTCGCAGCTGTCACCGACCTCGAAACTGAGCCTGTCGCCGACGACGAGTGA
- a CDS encoding DUF4397 domain-containing protein: MTLSRRTTIKAIGVAGAGSALTGTALAINQDDVDDDDGGVGAIRVGHFSPDAPDVDVYIANQQVLSDVGYDELSPYLDIAPGTYTMTITEAGDDEPIYEDSITVDTDYYTVAAIGEYGDETAETASSIQEEEDEYDDDDDYGEDDDYDADDDPVDEPEAEPEDDLEDDVEDEPEDDLEDDDDLDDDLEDDDDLEDEDDDLEDEDEITDDGEFEVRMLYDAGPDDVEEESQLRVFNASPNSPELDVTEEEDGYTIFENVAYAEPPGYAPIDSGSRTIQLFESDDDDLEAGDDDEDFGDVIAQEDPLAAAEADLEEGTAYTVYVIGYFEEGDGDGATAEGDRPFEMRVAVDGGEEDVDGEPEEAEPDEEEVDDDEDDLEDEPEDELDDDEELEDDPETDPETDPEEEPEAEPEEEPEADPEDDYADEDDPADGEEEPMPADD, encoded by the coding sequence ATGACGCTATCACGACGAACGACAATCAAGGCAATCGGTGTCGCTGGCGCAGGGTCGGCACTGACTGGAACGGCTCTGGCCATCAACCAGGACGACGTCGACGATGACGACGGCGGAGTGGGCGCGATTCGCGTCGGACACTTCTCACCGGACGCACCCGACGTGGACGTCTACATCGCCAATCAGCAGGTCCTCTCGGATGTCGGCTACGACGAACTCTCGCCGTACCTCGACATCGCCCCCGGTACGTACACGATGACGATAACGGAGGCCGGCGACGACGAGCCCATCTACGAGGACTCCATCACGGTCGACACGGACTACTACACGGTCGCTGCAATCGGCGAGTACGGCGACGAAACGGCTGAAACCGCCTCGTCGATTCAGGAAGAGGAAGACGAGTACGACGACGATGACGACTACGGTGAAGACGACGACTACGACGCTGACGACGACCCGGTGGACGAGCCCGAAGCGGAGCCCGAGGACGACCTTGAGGACGACGTAGAAGACGAACCCGAGGACGACCTCGAGGACGATGACGACCTCGACGATGATCTCGAGGACGACGACGACCTCGAAGACGAAGACGACGACCTCGAGGACGAAGACGAGATCACCGACGACGGTGAGTTCGAAGTTCGGATGCTCTACGACGCAGGCCCCGACGACGTCGAAGAGGAATCCCAGCTTCGCGTCTTCAACGCCTCGCCGAACTCGCCCGAACTGGACGTCACGGAGGAAGAAGACGGATACACCATCTTCGAAAACGTCGCCTACGCCGAGCCACCGGGATACGCGCCGATCGACTCCGGCTCCCGGACCATCCAACTCTTCGAATCGGACGACGACGACCTCGAGGCAGGCGACGATGACGAAGACTTCGGTGACGTCATCGCACAAGAAGACCCACTCGCCGCCGCCGAAGCCGACCTCGAGGAAGGAACCGCGTACACGGTGTACGTGATCGGCTACTTCGAAGAGGGAGACGGCGACGGTGCGACCGCAGAGGGCGACCGACCGTTCGAAATGCGAGTCGCCGTGGACGGCGGCGAAGAGGACGTCGACGGCGAACCTGAAGAAGCTGAGCCGGACGAAGAGGAAGTCGACGACGACGAAGACGACCTCGAGGACGAGCCAGAAGACGAACTCGACGACGATGAAGAACTCGAGGACGACCCCGAAACCGATCCGGAAACCGACCCCGAGGAGGAACCGGAGGCTGAACCCGAGGAGGAGCCAGAGGCCGACCCCGAGGACGATTACGCCGACGAAGACGACCCAGCCGACGGCGAAGAAGAGCCGATGCCGGCCGACGACTAA
- a CDS encoding PadR family transcriptional regulator: MDQLTGFQRDLLYVIAGKDRPSGQEILDDVNRYIDQPVTHGRLYPNLDTLVEKELVEKGQLDRRTNYYALTPKGRRTLQRRQEWVDQYVDV, encoded by the coding sequence ATGGATCAGCTCACAGGCTTCCAACGAGACTTGCTGTACGTAATCGCCGGTAAAGACCGTCCGTCCGGACAGGAGATACTCGACGACGTCAATCGCTATATTGACCAACCGGTCACGCACGGCCGGCTGTATCCGAATCTCGACACCTTAGTCGAGAAGGAACTCGTCGAGAAAGGCCAACTCGATCGGCGGACGAACTACTACGCATTGACCCCGAAAGGGAGACGCACCCTACAGCGCCGTCAGGAGTGGGTCGACCAGTACGTCGACGTCTAA